The genomic region CGCTTCTGCGCGCATGGGAGCCTCCGACGCCGGCTCTCGCCGGCAAAGTGGATCAATCTCAGAAATCAGGTGCGGACGTATAGTGACGCGCGGTCGTCGTGTAAACGCGCGCGTTCGGCGGCGCGGCAATCGGCGCGCATTTGGTTACCACAATCCGTTCGGCGTGAGAGAGCCGCTGTCCGGCCGACTCATCGGCGGTGCGGGACGCGCCACACGTTCACTGACCGGCGGCGGTGACATCGACGAAGACGCGTCTGCCGTCATGCCGTTAACACCGATCATCGAGTAGGCGTCGTCGGGTTCTTCGTCGGGCTTAAACGCTTCCATGATCGTGTTCGGATCGTCAGCCGAGGCACGCAGCCCGGTCTTCAGATCGACGCGCACGAACTTGATGCCGGGCGGAACGCGGAACGGTGCGGGCGGCGTGTCACCCAGCGCATCCTTGACGAACTCACCGAAGATCGGCGCTGCAATCGCGCCACCGGTGTTGCCTTTTCCAAGCGGCTTGGGGATGTCGTAGCCGATGTAAACGCCGACGACCATCGTCGGCGTATAGCCCATGAACCAGACGTCCTTCTCTTCGTTCGTCGTGCCGGTCTTGCCGGCAATCGGACGATTGAGAGCGCTCAGTATCTTACCGGTACCGCGCTGCACGACGCCTTCCATAATGTGTGTCATTTGATAGGCCGTCAGCGGATCAATGACCTGGCGGCGGCTATCGACAAGCTGCGGCTCGGGTTGATTGGCCCAGCGGTCGGCCATGCAGCCCATGCACTGGCGTTCGTCATGACGCCAGATGGTATGACCATAGCGATCCTGGATGCGGTCGATCAGCGTGGCGGTGACTTCCTTGCCGCCGTTCGCCAGCATGCAATAGCCGGTTGCCATGCGCAGCAGCGTCGTTTCGCCAGCGCCAAGCGACATCGACAGAACCGGCAAGAGATCGTCGTAGATGCCGAAGCGCTTCGCATATTCGGTGATGATCGGCATGCCGAGATCCTGCGCGAGGCGCGCCGTCATCTGGTTGCGAGAATGCTCGATGCCGAAGCGCAGCGTTTCCGGCCCCGCGGTATCGTCGGTCTCATAGTTCTTCGGCTTCCAGACGTCCTGACCGGGGCCTTGGTCGATCTCGATCGGCGCGTCGAGGACGATCGACGTCGGCTTGTAGCCATTATCGATTGCGGATGCATAGACGAACGGCTTGAACGACGAGCCAGGCTGGCGCTTGGCCTGCGTGACGCGATCGAACTGGCTCAAATCGTAAGAGAAGCCGCCGGCGATCGCGAGCACGCGGCCGGTGTAGGGGTCCATGGCGACCAGACCGCCGCCAATCTGCGGAATCTGCATCAAAGACCACGCACCCTGAATGTTATTCGGGTCGTTCGGCGAGACGTAGACGACGTCGCCAGGGCTCAGAATGTCTGCCGTCGATTTGGGCGTGATGCGCTTGCCGTTGGCTTTCTTCGCGGCCCACTTCATGTCGTCGAGCGAGACTTCGACAGCTTCGCGATCCTTCGCGAGCGTGGAATCTTGTTGGCGATGCGGTTTGAAACCGACGATCGCTTTTTTCTTCTGCGTTTCAAGGACGACACCGAGACGCCAGGGGTCGATATCCCCAGGGCTCGAAATCTTGCCGAGCGCCACACCCCAGTCGCCCGAAATATCGATGTGCGAGACCGGCCCGCGCCACCCTTTGATGCGATCGAACTTCACGAGGCCATCGACGAGAGCTGTTCTCGCCAGCTTCTGCAGTTGCGGGTCGAGCGTCGTGCGCACCGACAGGCCGCCGCCGTAGAGCTTGTCCTCGCCGTATTTCGCAAGCAGCGTGCGGCGAACTTCTTCAGCGAAAAATTCGGCGCTCTCGATGCGAACGGTATTGGGGCGCAGATTGACGACGAGCGGCTTCTTCCTGGCCTCTTCGGCCTGCTCTTTCGTGATGTAACCGTTTTCGGCCATCTGACCGATGATCCAGTTCCGACGCTCGGTCGCTTTCGCCTTCTGGCGGAACGGATGATAGTTGTTCGGCCCCTTCGGAAGCGCGGCAAGATAAGCCGCCTCCTCGACGGTGAGGTCCTTCAGCTCCTTGTTGAAATAGGTCAGCGCGGCTGCGCCGACGCCGTAGGAGTTCATGCCGAGGAAAATTTCGTTGAGATAGAGTTCGAGAATGCGGTCCTTCGAGTAGGCGCCCTCGATGCGGATCGCCAGGATCGCTTCCTTGATCTTGCGCTCGATCGAGCGCTCGTTCGTCAGCAGGA from Hyphomicrobium sp. MC1 harbors:
- a CDS encoding penicillin-binding protein 1A produces the protein MRAPTLPPPPAPRRRKKRRRSLLLNFLGFAFGTFVLVFIAGSAGAGFLIWQASRDLPDYESLSKYEPPVMTRIHAHDGSLISEFARERRIFVPINNVPKLVIGAFLSAEDRRFYEHGGIDIQGVLRAVFAAAESKIHGSNRRTQGASTITQQVAKNFLLTNERSIERKIKEAILAIRIEGAYSKDRILELYLNEIFLGMNSYGVGAAALTYFNKELKDLTVEEAAYLAALPKGPNNYHPFRQKAKATERRNWIIGQMAENGYITKEQAEEARKKPLVVNLRPNTVRIESAEFFAEEVRRTLLAKYGEDKLYGGGLSVRTTLDPQLQKLARTALVDGLVKFDRIKGWRGPVSHIDISGDWGVALGKISSPGDIDPWRLGVVLETQKKKAIVGFKPHRQQDSTLAKDREAVEVSLDDMKWAAKKANGKRITPKSTADILSPGDVVYVSPNDPNNIQGAWSLMQIPQIGGGLVAMDPYTGRVLAIAGGFSYDLSQFDRVTQAKRQPGSSFKPFVYASAIDNGYKPTSIVLDAPIEIDQGPGQDVWKPKNYETDDTAGPETLRFGIEHSRNQMTARLAQDLGMPIITEYAKRFGIYDDLLPVLSMSLGAGETTLLRMATGYCMLANGGKEVTATLIDRIQDRYGHTIWRHDERQCMGCMADRWANQPEPQLVDSRRQVIDPLTAYQMTHIMEGVVQRGTGKILSALNRPIAGKTGTTNEEKDVWFMGYTPTMVVGVYIGYDIPKPLGKGNTGGAIAAPIFGEFVKDALGDTPPAPFRVPPGIKFVRVDLKTGLRASADDPNTIMEAFKPDEEPDDAYSMIGVNGMTADASSSMSPPPVSERVARPAPPMSRPDSGSLTPNGLW